Within Methanofollis sp., the genomic segment TGACTTCTTTTGCCTGCGTCGTGATCTCGCCCTTTCCGAGGACAGCGACCTTTATCGGCGTGCCCATACCGTGCGGGAGAAGGATAGTCTCATCAATACGGTTTTTCGGCTGCGCCATGTCGATATTCTTGAGGTTGATCGTGAGATCAACGCTCTCCGTGAACTTACGTTCCGGCGCAGTCTCAAGAGCCGCCTGCACAGCCTTCAATATCTGTTCTCTCTCAACCATTACGTGCCTCCATAGTACACGACCGTGTTTGATCTCCTATGGATGAATCCCGTTTAGTTCTCGAGCATACTGTCGAACTCGCCCGCATCGATCGCTGCCAGCATCTCCTTCGGCTTGCGGCCTTCGACCGTCACACCGATAGAGACACAGGTCCCGACAACTTCCTTGACCGCCGACTTCAGGCGGTAGGAGAGCATGTCGTCGAACTTCATGCGTGCGATTCTGACAGCGGCCTCGAGCGGCAGATCACCCACGAACTGAGTGGACGGCTCGCCGGACCCCTTCTCGATACCAGCTTCCTTCATGACGAGCGCGGTTGTCGGAGGAATACCCACCGTTACGGTGAAGTTCTTCTTCTCGTCGACTTCGATCGTCACCGGCACCTGCATGCCGTTGAATTCAGCGGTCTTCTTATTGATCTCGTCAATGACCGCTTTCACGTTGATACCGAGGGGACCCAGGGCAGGACCAATAGGTGGGCCTGCAGTTGCCTTTCCACCGGGTACTAATACCTCGACCGTTTCTGCCATAGTACAATCACCATGCTTTTCCCAGAAGGGTACTGAGCCTGGGTGACTAAGGTTTCCCCGGTGCGCACTTAATACTATCACAGGGAACGGGAAAAAAGATGAAGAGGATCAGGCTTCGCCACGGTCGATCACGCGGACATTGTCGCCGCGCACGGTGATCGGGATCGGCACCAGGGCATCGTACAGCTCCACGGTGATCTCCTCCTTTGAGGTATCGACCCGTTTTACGACAGCCTTTTCACCCTTGAATGGTCCGGCAATGAGTTCGACGATCGTACCCTCGTCGATACCGGAAACAGCCGGTTTCGGGACGAGATAATGGCCGACCTCTGCAAGAGTGGTCTCGCCGGGCACCACTGTCCGGGCGCTCGGCACTGTCTCGATCAGTTCGGCGATACGTGCGTGGGGCTCATCGGCCTCGATAAGGACGTAGCCTTTCAGTTCATCGGGAGCAACCACCGCCTTCACCTTGAAGGACGGGTCGTGCAGGACCGCACGGTAGATCCCGTCCGCGACGGCACGCTCCTGTTTTGCCGTCGTCTTGACGGCATATACCCGGGTCAGTATTTCGCTGGTCATGGACATCAGTGCGGCAGCACGAGCATCAGCTCATAGATCGTAAACCCGATGAGACCGATGACAAAGACGCCTATTGCCGCAACAAGGGCGATCTTGGTAAACTCATCACGGGACG encodes:
- a CDS encoding protein translocase SEC61 complex subunit gamma is translated as MEINTGTARLNSLYEEYIQKYIRVLKLARTPSRDEFTKIALVAAIGVFVIGLIGFTIYELMLVLPH
- a CDS encoding 50S ribosomal protein L11, encoding MAETVEVLVPGGKATAGPPIGPALGPLGINVKAVIDEINKKTAEFNGMQVPVTIEVDEKKNFTVTVGIPPTTALVMKEAGIEKGSGEPSTQFVGDLPLEAAVRIARMKFDDMLSYRLKSAVKEVVGTCVSIGVTVEGRKPKEMLAAIDAGEFDSMLEN
- a CDS encoding transcription elongation factor Spt5 — protein: MTSEILTRVYAVKTTAKQERAVADGIYRAVLHDPSFKVKAVVAPDELKGYVLIEADEPHARIAELIETVPSARTVVPGETTLAEVGHYLVPKPAVSGIDEGTIVELIAGPFKGEKAVVKRVDTSKEEITVELYDALVPIPITVRGDNVRVIDRGEA